A window of the Bos indicus x Bos taurus breed Angus x Brahman F1 hybrid chromosome X, Bos_hybrid_MaternalHap_v2.0, whole genome shotgun sequence genome harbors these coding sequences:
- the NEXMIF gene encoding neurite extension and migration factor isoform X1 — protein MDNQQDKAIVASTNGENTMINGVKENDSEDQDVAMKSFAALEAAAPIQSIPVAQKENLMYPRGLLPLPSKKPCMQSPPSPLGLIEAPEHAANSASVNAISLTSGVAKGLNTWSLPNECEKAPFAIMEPAGMSALNGDCLMQPSRTCLGCFMESKDSVDPEPGISLKVSDLNRDYETCAVSDIGIQCINAGENMKYGEQLLSDQLLGFPLHKSRAGDRREAEKPDIDLEDPGQKSYYEALLLDKCNTEEALLANSNQDWGYFETFISESKIELLDLCSKNELSVNLFSEEDVDNYMFDDDESTLGSDVCSLKIRYESFQDNVRDKTTLLMQEDAQFNFFPSVFTTCPKRESKTGALKQSSDFSQFKVPDVSIIWGEEDKNLDKKKGKEEGQEEKGAEKKDGKDNDEKSALNKPCSGTEVGQFKNLKQGHLANSLEASGNFSDGSSFIEVSFDTMGEIKDCSRYMARDTNSGSSSSQQNYGLRAKRKVRYSEDYLYDVDSLEGEKVNERKEWLPGGSIEEDDDEWCPKKRRKVTRKEPPVIIKYIIINRFKGEKNMLVKLGRVDASETTVNLSENQLNKYAKLAPLKGFWQKKKKQRNSNADSSKTSLCQKQSFEPGSFEMSFLPPARKRKSKLGNRHRIQRIPSIETSASGKQVSFCNDERQANNRKEDGGLKGTLKSAPLAASSCANGSHLNDITGPDSEKVKAQDGQFKAPERKVLNKIKFKSEARLKSKKIKAGQESKPVVQMSPLLENQSSKANSKNEPIAGTSNSSHLSEFHETKVAKNSTFLPTSCSSEMPLSSAHVANNIPVIPGGYLQTLLDASDLSNNTGISYFNHHSPEQNEDRLTQTEKSFVPLQPSQDCVLSSPSESELLQSSQNFKMESSSYGDVWHNKPTSGSQEFMAEVSREIAPTQSSEFGVSQVVSMENSLTATTYSPICLNSGGSSCNKVIYTSVQDTQLSSDDSYQLCHFNNGEVCFPFQQGPVNMDNVRLFSFDSIAPLSVNSSNYCSLSLKSCEKDGDDDIADDFLAHCSPKLVIQQSIDEIAPLKESTDLLDISNFTPDKFRHSSLSEISPPDTPSLSPQITRCENIKTLGTLKGFQEGVPGTLGNMEKIKWDCSTLSQQVQVDDGFTLHNHQFQFHMFNDEDSVSLLQKAPCLSTFNDPSSQISTSNKVSKSRKKSSPSKSGAMNQSSSQKNNRKKSPKSNNKGMEKPPGKTSRQVPKSAKKGKFMAAINGEKMQIGISRGGGQINSISSTGKTLAECIQHGPVASMKMPSQKGLSGDWSLGKESSPGWNDMNMGTSTNNLLDDDQREFQEPSYILSNIASGMADVQRFMMASIEPLWEPMEHHGDPNIFYSPESNSLKLKTLKILAGTPQESKKKVNSGSPGATKNHRSIKGVSKSNGKAAIGDPGRASMSGYNEDSRSAFFDKKLNNLSTLGNNVPTHKKLYRHKTSSKALREEKCKGKRMEREQVHKDEAGTASFEKLRDSDYNLLNAETTFWVLPVFEEETLIFQKDI, from the exons atggataaccaacaagataAGGCTATTGTTGCCTCAACCAACGGAGAAAACACTATGATTAATGGGGTCAAGGAAAATG ATTCAGAGGACCAGGATGTGGCAATGAAGTCATTTGCAGCTCTAGAAGCTGCTGCACCAATCCAGTCTATACCAGTGGCTCAAAAAGAGAACCTGATGTACCCCAGAGGTCTCCTGCCTCTGCCCTCTAAGAAGCCCTGTATGCAGAGCCCTCCCTCTCCTTTGGGCCTGATTGAAGCACCTGAGCATGCTGCTAATAGTGCTTCTGTGAATGCCATCTCCCTTACATCTGGTGTTGCAAAGGGCCTGAACACATGGTCATTGCCCAATGAGTGTGAGAAAGCTCCATTTGCCATAATGGAGCCTGCAGGCATGTCAGCTCTGAATGGGGACTGCCTCATGCAGCCAAGCCGGACTTGCTTGGGCTGCTTCATGGAATCCAAGGATTCAGTAgatcctgagccagggatcagtCTAAAAGTCAGTGATCTAAACAGGGATTATGAAACCTGTGCAGTCTCTGATATAGGGATTCAGTGTATTAATGCTGGAGAAAACATGAAATATGGAGAACAGCTTCTCTCAGATCAGCTCCTAGGCTTCCCCTTGCACAAATCAAGGGCAGGAGATAGACGAGAAGCTGAGAAACCTGACATTGACTTGGAGGACCCAGGTCAGAAAAGTTATTATGAGGCATTACTGTTAGATAAGTGCAATACAGAAGAGGCTTTGCTGGCAAATTCCAATCAGGATTGGGGTTACTTTGAGACTTTCATTAGTGAGAGTAAGATCGAACTACTTGACCTCTGTTCCAAGAATGAGCTATCTGTCAACCTGTTCTCCGAAGAAGATGTGGATAACTACATGTTTGATGATGATGAGTCAACACTGGGAAGTGATGTCTGCTCCCTGAAAATTCGATATGAGTCCTTCCAGGACAATGTTCGAGACAAGACCACCCTTTTGATGCAGGAAGATGCCCAGTTCAACTTTTTTCCCAGTGTCTTTACTACCTGCCCCAAGCGGGAGTCTAAGACTGGGGCCCTGAAGCAAAGTAGCGATTTTTCCCAATTCAAGGTCCCTGATGTGAGCATTATTTGGGGGGAGGAAGATAAAAACCTGGACaagaagaaaggcaaagaagaaggcCAGGAAGAAAAAGGTGCAGAGAAAAAAGATGGGAAGGATAATGATGAAAAATCTGCCTTAAATAAACCATGCAGTGGAACTGAAGTAGGGCAATTTAAGAATCTAAAGCAAGGCCATCTTGCCAATTCCTTGGAAGCATCAGGGAATTTCAGTGATGGTAGTTCCTTCATTGAGGTCTCATTTGATACCATGGGGGAGATCAAGGACTGTAGCCGCTATATGGCTCGGGACACTAATTCTGGCAGCTCCTCCTCCCAGCAGAACTATGGGCTACGAGCCAAGAGAAAAGTCAGGTATAGTGAAGATTATCTGTATGATGTTGACTCATTAGAGGGTGAAAAAGTAAATGAGAGGAAGGAATGGCTGCCAGGTGGTTCTATAGAAGAAGATGATGATGAATGGTGtcccaaaaagagaagaaaagtaacCCGTAAGGAGCCCCCTGTTATTATCAAATATATTATCATCAACCGTTTTAAAGGTGAGAAAAACATGCTGGTGAAGTTGGGTAGAGTGGATGCCAGTGAAACAACAGTTAATTTGAGTGAAAATCAGCTCAACAAATATGCCAAGCTGGCTCCCTTGAAGGGCTTCtggcagaagaagaaaaagcagagaaacagcaATGCAGACTCCAGCAAAACATCCTTATGCCAAAAGCAAAGCTTTGAACCAGGTAGCTTTGAGATGTCATTTCTGCCACCTGCCCGCAAACGAAAATCTAAACTTGGCAACAGGCACAGGATTCAAAGAATTCCATCCATAGAAACGTCAGCAAGTGGTAAGCAGGTTTCGTTCTGCAATGATGAGAGGCAAGCTAATAATCGTAAAGAAGATGGAGGCCTGAAAGGCACACTGAAGTCAGCACCTCTGGCTGCCTCCAGCTGTGCAAATGGATCACATTTAAATGACATCACAGGTCCTGACTCAGAGAAAGTCAAAGCCCAAGATGGTCAGTTTAAGGCACCAGAGAGGAAAGTGCTtaacaaaatcaaatttaaaagtgAAGCCAGGTTAAAATCCAAAAAAATCAAAGCTGGGCAAGAAAGCAAGCCAGTTGTTCAAATGAGCCCTCTTTTGGAAAACCAATCCTCCAAGGCTAATTCAAAGAATGAACCTATTGCTGGGACCTCAAATAGTTCTCATCTATCTGAATTTCATGAGACAAAGGTTGCTAAGAATTCTACGTTCCTACCAACCAGCTGCTCTTCTGAAATGCCTCTATCATCTGCTCATGTTGCCAACAATATACCTGTTATTCCTGGAGGGTATCTACAGACATTGTTAGATGCTTCTGACTTGTCAAATAATACTGGTATCTCATACTTCAATCATCATTCTCCAGAGCAAAATGAAGACAGGCTCACTCAAACAGAAAAGTCATTTGTACCTCTCCAACCCTCCCAGGACTGTGTGCTTTCCTCACCTTCTGAGTCTGAGCTGCTTCAGTCATCCCAAAACTTCAAAATGGAATCAAGCAGCTATGGAGATGTGTGGCACAACAAACCTACTTCTGGCTCCCAGGAATTCATGGCTGAAGTCTCAAGGGAGATAGCTCCAACCCAGTCCAGTGAATTTGGAGTCTCCCAAGTAGTCTCCATGGAAAATAGCCTCACAGCTACAACATACAGTCCAATCTGTCTCAATAGTGGTGGCAGTAGTTGCAACAAGGTCATATATACCTCTGTGCAAGACACCCAGCTCTCATCTGATGACTCTTACCAATTATGTCACTTTAATAATGGAGAGGTCTGCTTTCCTTTCCAGCAGGGTCCAGTCAATATGGACAATGTGCGGCTCTTTAGCTTTGATTCCATTGCCCCACTTTCTGTCAACTCAAGCAATTATTGCTCCTTAAGCTTGAAATCTTGTGAAaaggatggtgatgatgatattGCTGATGACTTCTTGGCCCACTGCAGCCCCAAGCTGGTGATACAGCAGAGCATTGATGAGATAGCACCACTAAAGGAGTCCACTGACCTCCTGGATATCTCCAACTTCACTCCTGACAAATTCCGCCACTCTTCCCTCTCAGAGATATCTCCACCTGATACTCCCAGTCTTTCCCCTCAAATTACCAGATGTGAGAATATCAAGACACTAGGAACACTAAAAGGATTTCAAGAGGGTGTCCCAGGAACACTGGGCAATATGGAGAAAATCAAGTGGGACTGCAGTACCCTTTCACAGCAGGTTCAAGTGGATGATGGGTTTACTTTACATAACCATCAGTTTCAGTTCCATATGTTCAATGATGAGGATTCTGTCAGCCTGCTCCAGAAAGCCCCTTGCTTATCAACATTTAatgatccatctagtcaaataaGTACCAGCAACAAGGTGtcaaaatcaagaaagaaaagttcACCCAGCAAGAGTGGGGCTATGAACCAAAGCTCTTCTCagaaaaacaacaggaaaaaatcCCCCAAAAGCAACAACAAAGGGATGGAAAAACCACCTGGCAAAACTTCCCGCCAGGTCCCTAAGTCAGCAAAGAAAGggaaattcatggctgcaatcaatgGAGAGAAAATGCAAATTGGCATCAGTCGTGGAGGAGGCCAAATCAACAGCATATCCTCCACAGGGAAGACATTGGCTGAATGTATCCAACATGGCCCTGTAGCCTCTATGAAGATGCCAAGTCAGAAGGGGCTTTCTGGAGACTGGTCTTTGGGGAAGGAAAGCAGCCCAGGCTGGAATGACATGAACATGGGCACCAGCACCAACAACCTTTTGGATGATGACCAACGGGAATTTCAGGAGCCTTCATATATCTTGTCCAACATTGCCTCTGGTATGGCAGATGTGCAGAGGTTCATGATGGCCTCCATAGAACccctttgggaacccatggagcACCATGGGGACCCTAATATATTCTACTCCCCTGAGTCCAATAGTCTAAAATTAAAAACCCTCAAAATATTGGCTGGGACACCACAGGAATCTAAGAAAAAGGTCAACAGTGGCTCTCCAGGAGCCACTAAGAATCACAGGTCTATCAAGGGTGTGAGTAAAAGCAATGGGAAAGCAGCAATAGGTGATCCTGGTCGTGCAAGCATGTCTGGTTATAATGAGGACTCTCGCTCTGCCTTCTTTGATAAAAAGCTTAATAACCTGAGCACTTTAGGCAATAATGTACCAACACACAAAAAGTTATATCGTCACAAAACCAGCTCCAAGGCCCTGAGAGAAGAGAAGTGTAAGGGAAAGCGTATGGAGCGAGAACAGGTCCACAAGGATGAGGCTGGGACAGCTTCTTTTGAAAAACTGAG GGATTCCGACTACAATCTCCTAAATGCAGAAACAACATTTTGGGTTTTACCTGTGTTTGAAGAAGAGACTCTCATTTTCCAGAAAGACATTTga
- the NEXMIF gene encoding neurite extension and migration factor isoform X2, whose protein sequence is MDNQQDKAIVASTNGENTMINGVKENDSEDQDVAMKSFAALEAAAPIQSIPVAQKENLMYPRGLLPLPSKKPCMQSPPSPLGLIEAPEHAANSASVNAISLTSGVAKGLNTWSLPNECEKAPFAIMEPAGMSALNGDCLMQPSRTCLGCFMESKDSVDPEPGISLKVSDLNRDYETCAVSDIGIQCINAGENMKYGEQLLSDQLLGFPLHKSRAGDRREAEKPDIDLEDPGQKSYYEALLLDKCNTEEALLANSNQDWGYFETFISESKIELLDLCSKNELSVNLFSEEDVDNYMFDDDESTLGSDVCSLKIRYESFQDNVRDKTTLLMQEDAQFNFFPSVFTTCPKRESKTGALKQSSDFSQFKVPDVSIIWGEEDKNLDKKKGKEEGQEEKGAEKKDGKDNDEKSALNKPCSGTEVGQFKNLKQGHLANSLEASGNFSDGSSFIEVSFDTMGEIKDCSRYMARDTNSGSSSSQQNYGLRAKRKVRYSEDYLYDVDSLEGEKVNERKEWLPGGSIEEDDDEWCPKKRRKVTRKEPPVIIKYIIINRFKGEKNMLVKLGRVDASETTVNLSENQLNKYAKLAPLKGFWQKKKKQRNSNADSSKTSLCQKQSFEPGSFEMSFLPPARKRKSKLGNRHRIQRIPSIETSASGKQVSFCNDERQANNRKEDGGLKGTLKSAPLAASSCANGSHLNDITGPDSEKVKAQDGQFKAPERKVLNKIKFKSEARLKSKKIKAGQESKPVVQMSPLLENQSSKANSKNEPIAGTSNSSHLSEFHETKVAKNSTFLPTSCSSEMPLSSAHVANNIPVIPGGYLQTLLDASDLSNNTGISYFNHHSPEQNEDRLTQTEKSFVPLQPSQDCVLSSPSESELLQSSQNFKMESSSYGDVWHNKPTSGSQEFMAEVSREIAPTQSSEFGVSQVVSMENSLTATTYSPICLNSGGSSCNKVIYTSVQDTQLSSDDSYQLCHFNNGEVCFPFQQGPVNMDNVRLFSFDSIAPLSVNSSNYCSLSLKSCEKDGDDDIADDFLAHCSPKLVIQQSIDEIAPLKESTDLLDISNFTPDKFRHSSLSEISPPDTPSLSPQITRCENIKTLGTLKGFQEGVPGTLGNMEKIKWDCSTLSQQVQVDDGFTLHNHQFQFHMFNDEDSVSLLQKAPCLSTFNDPSSQISTSNKVSKSRKKSSPSKSGAMNQSSSQKNNRKKSPKSNNKGMEKPPGKTSRQVPKSAKKGKFMAAINGEKMQIGISRGGGQINSISSTGKTLAECIQHGPVASMKMPSQKGLSGDWSLGKESSPGWNDMNMGTSTNNLLDDDQREFQEPSYILSNIASGIPTTIS, encoded by the exons atggataaccaacaagataAGGCTATTGTTGCCTCAACCAACGGAGAAAACACTATGATTAATGGGGTCAAGGAAAATG ATTCAGAGGACCAGGATGTGGCAATGAAGTCATTTGCAGCTCTAGAAGCTGCTGCACCAATCCAGTCTATACCAGTGGCTCAAAAAGAGAACCTGATGTACCCCAGAGGTCTCCTGCCTCTGCCCTCTAAGAAGCCCTGTATGCAGAGCCCTCCCTCTCCTTTGGGCCTGATTGAAGCACCTGAGCATGCTGCTAATAGTGCTTCTGTGAATGCCATCTCCCTTACATCTGGTGTTGCAAAGGGCCTGAACACATGGTCATTGCCCAATGAGTGTGAGAAAGCTCCATTTGCCATAATGGAGCCTGCAGGCATGTCAGCTCTGAATGGGGACTGCCTCATGCAGCCAAGCCGGACTTGCTTGGGCTGCTTCATGGAATCCAAGGATTCAGTAgatcctgagccagggatcagtCTAAAAGTCAGTGATCTAAACAGGGATTATGAAACCTGTGCAGTCTCTGATATAGGGATTCAGTGTATTAATGCTGGAGAAAACATGAAATATGGAGAACAGCTTCTCTCAGATCAGCTCCTAGGCTTCCCCTTGCACAAATCAAGGGCAGGAGATAGACGAGAAGCTGAGAAACCTGACATTGACTTGGAGGACCCAGGTCAGAAAAGTTATTATGAGGCATTACTGTTAGATAAGTGCAATACAGAAGAGGCTTTGCTGGCAAATTCCAATCAGGATTGGGGTTACTTTGAGACTTTCATTAGTGAGAGTAAGATCGAACTACTTGACCTCTGTTCCAAGAATGAGCTATCTGTCAACCTGTTCTCCGAAGAAGATGTGGATAACTACATGTTTGATGATGATGAGTCAACACTGGGAAGTGATGTCTGCTCCCTGAAAATTCGATATGAGTCCTTCCAGGACAATGTTCGAGACAAGACCACCCTTTTGATGCAGGAAGATGCCCAGTTCAACTTTTTTCCCAGTGTCTTTACTACCTGCCCCAAGCGGGAGTCTAAGACTGGGGCCCTGAAGCAAAGTAGCGATTTTTCCCAATTCAAGGTCCCTGATGTGAGCATTATTTGGGGGGAGGAAGATAAAAACCTGGACaagaagaaaggcaaagaagaaggcCAGGAAGAAAAAGGTGCAGAGAAAAAAGATGGGAAGGATAATGATGAAAAATCTGCCTTAAATAAACCATGCAGTGGAACTGAAGTAGGGCAATTTAAGAATCTAAAGCAAGGCCATCTTGCCAATTCCTTGGAAGCATCAGGGAATTTCAGTGATGGTAGTTCCTTCATTGAGGTCTCATTTGATACCATGGGGGAGATCAAGGACTGTAGCCGCTATATGGCTCGGGACACTAATTCTGGCAGCTCCTCCTCCCAGCAGAACTATGGGCTACGAGCCAAGAGAAAAGTCAGGTATAGTGAAGATTATCTGTATGATGTTGACTCATTAGAGGGTGAAAAAGTAAATGAGAGGAAGGAATGGCTGCCAGGTGGTTCTATAGAAGAAGATGATGATGAATGGTGtcccaaaaagagaagaaaagtaacCCGTAAGGAGCCCCCTGTTATTATCAAATATATTATCATCAACCGTTTTAAAGGTGAGAAAAACATGCTGGTGAAGTTGGGTAGAGTGGATGCCAGTGAAACAACAGTTAATTTGAGTGAAAATCAGCTCAACAAATATGCCAAGCTGGCTCCCTTGAAGGGCTTCtggcagaagaagaaaaagcagagaaacagcaATGCAGACTCCAGCAAAACATCCTTATGCCAAAAGCAAAGCTTTGAACCAGGTAGCTTTGAGATGTCATTTCTGCCACCTGCCCGCAAACGAAAATCTAAACTTGGCAACAGGCACAGGATTCAAAGAATTCCATCCATAGAAACGTCAGCAAGTGGTAAGCAGGTTTCGTTCTGCAATGATGAGAGGCAAGCTAATAATCGTAAAGAAGATGGAGGCCTGAAAGGCACACTGAAGTCAGCACCTCTGGCTGCCTCCAGCTGTGCAAATGGATCACATTTAAATGACATCACAGGTCCTGACTCAGAGAAAGTCAAAGCCCAAGATGGTCAGTTTAAGGCACCAGAGAGGAAAGTGCTtaacaaaatcaaatttaaaagtgAAGCCAGGTTAAAATCCAAAAAAATCAAAGCTGGGCAAGAAAGCAAGCCAGTTGTTCAAATGAGCCCTCTTTTGGAAAACCAATCCTCCAAGGCTAATTCAAAGAATGAACCTATTGCTGGGACCTCAAATAGTTCTCATCTATCTGAATTTCATGAGACAAAGGTTGCTAAGAATTCTACGTTCCTACCAACCAGCTGCTCTTCTGAAATGCCTCTATCATCTGCTCATGTTGCCAACAATATACCTGTTATTCCTGGAGGGTATCTACAGACATTGTTAGATGCTTCTGACTTGTCAAATAATACTGGTATCTCATACTTCAATCATCATTCTCCAGAGCAAAATGAAGACAGGCTCACTCAAACAGAAAAGTCATTTGTACCTCTCCAACCCTCCCAGGACTGTGTGCTTTCCTCACCTTCTGAGTCTGAGCTGCTTCAGTCATCCCAAAACTTCAAAATGGAATCAAGCAGCTATGGAGATGTGTGGCACAACAAACCTACTTCTGGCTCCCAGGAATTCATGGCTGAAGTCTCAAGGGAGATAGCTCCAACCCAGTCCAGTGAATTTGGAGTCTCCCAAGTAGTCTCCATGGAAAATAGCCTCACAGCTACAACATACAGTCCAATCTGTCTCAATAGTGGTGGCAGTAGTTGCAACAAGGTCATATATACCTCTGTGCAAGACACCCAGCTCTCATCTGATGACTCTTACCAATTATGTCACTTTAATAATGGAGAGGTCTGCTTTCCTTTCCAGCAGGGTCCAGTCAATATGGACAATGTGCGGCTCTTTAGCTTTGATTCCATTGCCCCACTTTCTGTCAACTCAAGCAATTATTGCTCCTTAAGCTTGAAATCTTGTGAAaaggatggtgatgatgatattGCTGATGACTTCTTGGCCCACTGCAGCCCCAAGCTGGTGATACAGCAGAGCATTGATGAGATAGCACCACTAAAGGAGTCCACTGACCTCCTGGATATCTCCAACTTCACTCCTGACAAATTCCGCCACTCTTCCCTCTCAGAGATATCTCCACCTGATACTCCCAGTCTTTCCCCTCAAATTACCAGATGTGAGAATATCAAGACACTAGGAACACTAAAAGGATTTCAAGAGGGTGTCCCAGGAACACTGGGCAATATGGAGAAAATCAAGTGGGACTGCAGTACCCTTTCACAGCAGGTTCAAGTGGATGATGGGTTTACTTTACATAACCATCAGTTTCAGTTCCATATGTTCAATGATGAGGATTCTGTCAGCCTGCTCCAGAAAGCCCCTTGCTTATCAACATTTAatgatccatctagtcaaataaGTACCAGCAACAAGGTGtcaaaatcaagaaagaaaagttcACCCAGCAAGAGTGGGGCTATGAACCAAAGCTCTTCTCagaaaaacaacaggaaaaaatcCCCCAAAAGCAACAACAAAGGGATGGAAAAACCACCTGGCAAAACTTCCCGCCAGGTCCCTAAGTCAGCAAAGAAAGggaaattcatggctgcaatcaatgGAGAGAAAATGCAAATTGGCATCAGTCGTGGAGGAGGCCAAATCAACAGCATATCCTCCACAGGGAAGACATTGGCTGAATGTATCCAACATGGCCCTGTAGCCTCTATGAAGATGCCAAGTCAGAAGGGGCTTTCTGGAGACTGGTCTTTGGGGAAGGAAAGCAGCCCAGGCTGGAATGACATGAACATGGGCACCAGCACCAACAACCTTTTGGATGATGACCAACGGGAATTTCAGGAGCCTTCATATATCTTGTCCAACATTGCCTCTG GGATTCCGACTACAATCTCCTAA